In the genome of Daucus carota subsp. sativus chromosome 9, DH1 v3.0, whole genome shotgun sequence, the window ATTCGTGATCCATTaaaagtataaaaaaataataacatatatataaatatatctagGCCACataatattatgtattattatttattatgttattgtttgaaaataaataattttgatatcgaactaacataaattataaagtAAAGGTTGATATACTATTATTTATCGTGTTATTTCTCgtacataaaaattataagtatCGTAGAgagaatatttataaaaaaatttaaagataatgtgacaacaaaaaaattttcaaaatgaaatccacacataaaaaatatgaaaaattaatgtcttacatataaatatacaatcaGTCACATtgaaaagatataaaaaattaattcatgCATGATCAAGAAATAATATACTAAAAAAAATGCTCtcactctcacacacacacacacacacacacacacacacacatatatatatgtatcatgtAACTTTAAGAAAGTATAAGAATGTAGTGTTTACATACAATCAGGTGCTGGTTGATGAAACTCTCTTCATTCGAGGTACAAGTTGATGCGATAAAAGTGTAAGGGATGTCACCAAGAGGATCAAATTACCTTAAACAAACAAATAGGTTGATTAGCAAAGCTTCTCCACATTACaggttatataaaaaatatataaagatataaggATCACTTACAAAGGTCATGATGGTTGATGAAGTTGGATGATTGTGTTATACAAGGACATGAGAGGAAGTGGAGAGAGTTGTGCACAAGTAAGTTGATGAGGTTCACGTCAGgaaagaattttatttttacgtATGTAACTAGAaaaattttcttgttcaagtATAATAAAACTAGAATAAgttgtacatatatatacacacatgagTGATTGAATATGAAAAAACTAACTATTAATAACattaatctaaaaaatatagattCATGTATTgagaaaatatgaatatgaatgTATATTAAGTACATTGTACTGGGCTTGAGCATAATTATCCGAAACTGGTCCAAACCGGCCGATCCAAATCGCCCAAACTGAATATTTCGGTTTCttaacggtttggtttggttttggttctgGTAATTAGAAAACCGaaaattttcggtttggtttcgttTTTTACCTTCAAACCGACCGAAATATCCGAACCGAACCATTAgcacatattttatataattaatattttatatatttagtttaggTATTTAAGTGTTCAAGTTTTGATCAAtatttattacttttaaaattattattccccTTTTACTCCATCCTTATTTTATCTACTATTCATTAATAATcaaccttttctttttctcttttaaataaaatattttgtttagtttttaaaataaaatgaattactTGTTTTTATAACAACGTATAAGGGTAgcacctaaaattatttatatcgaAGAGTAATACAAATTTCACCTTTATCTTATATTAAGTATTTCgttaagtgacaaaaaaataGAGCACGtgcaattattataaattaataaaagtgtacaatttttttaatattttggtattaaaccgaaaccaaaccgaaccagtCTGTTAagaatcggttcggtttggattggtttttATAACATTCGGTTTGGATACGGTttgtaaattttcaaaactgaaAAATTCTGTTTGGTCCGGTTTGGACCTCCAAAACCGTCCAAACTGAACCGTGTTCACCCCTACATTATACTATGTAAATAAGATACTgtgcatatataaattaatctgaatatatataaatgattagGTAAGATACTATGTACACgttaattaatttgattatacGTCTTTATACAGCCTCTGCACAGAAAAGAAGAAAGGCAACAATGTAATCTCTCTGAATTGCACTAGACAATTTTGATTTGCATTTTAGCAACCATGATTATAAACAGATAGAAAGTAAAGGAGATATCACGTGAGAGACATGTGATatgtttttattctttttttaaattaatttttcagtATTCTTTTAATTAGTATACTAGTCAGCTGCTTACATGTAAAAAAACGTTTGCCACATCTAGgactgagcattcggtcggttcggtccagaaccggACCGAAATTTTCTTTTGGACCGAAccagaaccgaaccgaaatcggttcggttcggttctttcCCCAAGAACCGaagttttcttaaaaaaaatgaaaaaacaacTGTTGAATTATCAATAACATTTAATCACCTCCCGACACAAGAGTACGGGATCAACATAATTCACTGTACATATACATAATAAGGTCAGATTTTAAGTAAGATCTACAAAAGACGATAagtgattatataaaattaccTGAAAGAACTTAAGCCATTTTATGTGCGAGCGAATGATGATGTAAAATAATTATAGCTTTTGATTTGATTGTACCAAAGGTAAGCTTTGAGCAAATAGGTCTTAACAAGATTCAGCGCATACAGCTTCATTCGTTTCTAAAGTAAGAATCAATTATCTAAAAGTCGATGGTCGGAACTCTAATCGGTAGTCACAACGAGGAGCGTTTCAATATGTTAGAGTAAAGGAATTAGATATTAGGGTTTATGGATGGAAGATAAGAGGTTGAATCTGAACAGAATATGCAAATTACTACAGTATctattaacatatattttatataatatattaatataaaaagttcGGTTTATTCGGTCCAGAaccgaattttttttgaaaagaccggaccgaaccgaaatttaattCGGTCCGGACTGAAAAACCAAATAGACCGAAATAACCAGAAAATTGGAACCGAACCAGACCGAATTGatacggttcggtttttcggttccgattcggttttgctcacccctagccACATCAGCGAGATGTCCGTCAGAATCTCACTAACGGAAGGACCGAATCAGGAAGCATTCAAAATTTTAGTAACCTAGGATGTAAaatctttagttcagggacctgAACAATAAAAATGGAAAAATTTAGTAGTGACATATCAATTGATTTtcctaaaagaaaaaaaaaaaaagaagtccGCTGCTGGCCAAACAAGCCCTTAATTAGCCAAAAATTGTTGTACAACTAATAAACCCTAGAATTGTTGAAGCAGCAGAAGCAAAAGCAAGAGCAAGAATGACGCAGAAATCGAGTTTGTTCAAGGGCAAGAAGACGAAGAAAATAGTTCCTCCTAGTCGTCATGGCAAAGCCCCTGCTATTCGTAAaggtatatacatacatatatcatatatatattgtgtgtgtgtgtttgtatttatatgtatttcatGGTTTTGATGCTATGTATTGTGGTTTTAGGTAAAAGGGCTATTAAACCTTCCAAAGTAACCAAAGAGATGGACGCTAGTCGTGTAAGTTTCCATTTTGTATATATTCGGACGTGTTATAAAGTGTTGTGATTGAgaaaattaagtaattttaatTCAAGAGTCAAGTGGGTTCTGTTTGCATCATTGTCGGGTATTGTTAGTGTAAAATGTGTTGATAATCAAGTTCCGGTGTGTATCTTTAGAGTGTTCCCGTAGACACTACACTTGACTTGGAAAGTCGAGAAATATGTTGAAAATTGTGAAAAGTTCTTGACCTTTTTGGAAATTGCCACACCTGGTATGCAGAAGAGTTTGATTTTGACATTTGTAGTTGAAGTCGAGGGTTTATGTTATTGGTTGGTATATAGTTTTCTGATGTTATTTCTTGCGTTTGGGTCTTTCAGCCACTTGTGATATGCCTGAGTTTTGCACCTAGTTAAAGcatatgtttttaatttgtgTGTGTATGGAACTAGTCAACTAGggatgccaaaaaaaaaaaactgatcaTAGAGATACACTGAATTGATGAAGATGTTAAAATAGTGGAGATCACATCAGTACCACATATGTCGTTTTGTTTTAAttgttcaatattttttttagctgTTCTATCTTCGCTCAGATAAATATTGTTCATTCATTTGAGATAAATTGATTATACTATGTATTTCGACTGGTTTCCGTGTCCTTTATTTTGGTCCACTGTTAGATACTTTGTCTGAGGCTGCATCGTTGCTTTCAGTATCCCTTTTCTCAGATGTTCTTATATTATTAGGTCTCACTTTGCATATGGATGCCCCATCTTAATTTATGGCCTGGTTTCATCCATTTGTTACCTTTGTTTTAGGGGTCTCTTATTTACAGGACCATCTTCAACATTCTTATCATGATTTTTGTCCATATGATCTGGTTGATCCATGAAGTGTGATAACTGTATACATCATTATATTATCTTCTCTGAATCTGTTGTAGCTAGAGTTATATGGTCTTCTTTTAGGTTGCCTCGCCTTTTGGCTTACTCTTTTGAATCTTCGCGCTATGTGTGGAAGTACTAGTTTTCTGCAATCATTTGATGTCGGAGAGGTTGATTTCCTTGTCATATTTTtccataaaatttattgaacttCGGTAGCATACAAAGTATTATTCTTCCTTTGTTGAAGTGCGATCATGGACAAAGTATAACTGCTGTAACTCGTCGCCTTTCATGGATTAAGCTTGAGATTGTATCGTTATTTCAGTAAAATCTTGAATTTTTGCCCAGTAGTTTAGGACTATCTGTAATGACTAATGAAGCTATACCTGGTCCAACCAAGTTCCTTACTGGATTGACTCTGCTTCAGTCTAATATGATTTTAAGATATTTCTAGTATCACATTATATCTTCTTGTTGGACTATATTAGTTTACGGTTGTATCCGGTTTTACATTTGGTCCTATTTTCAGGTTATCTCTTACTCTTAAATCTGTAGCTCCTGTCAAATAATGAACAAATTACCGTTGCTAAATTATGGAATAACCATGATATTATTATCTTTCAGGGTTTTAATAGTCATGGTCTTAGTACTtgtaacttttttaattttgtgaaaaTATGATACAAAGACTGTAATCCATGTTAACGAAGTTGACGAATGTAATTAAGGTCTCTTGGTTAGAACTTAATAACTTTATAACCTTTTCCTTTGTTTGAGATGATAAAGGAAAGAGATACAGAATCTATTACAGGATTCTGTTTACCCTTTTGTGATGCGAATTTAATGTATCAGGTGTTCCCTTCTATTTGAAAAATGCTACTAGTTAAGTGTTACACCTGTAACGTCATTAATATGGCACACTGAGTGAGAAGCTAATACTAGCTCTCAGTAGACTCGTTGCAATCGGTTGTTTTCATACGGGTTTAACAGAACTTAATGTTGCTCTACCTTTTGATGGTTCCTTCTTTAAATCCATTTTCCCCTGATTGTTTTTTTGTTAACCAGGAACTGAGCAAGTTCATAAACCACTGCAATGAGGTAAAAGCAGCGACATCTGCTACCAAGGAAGGCGGACAATTGAGTATTGTCAAAACTCTCACCGAGGCTGCTAGTAGCGCAAAAAAACAGTCATAGACAACACTATTTAGATTTGGTACAAATAGCACTGGAGTTCTTTTCCCTTGTTTTTCTTGGTTAGCGATTGTTATGTTGTTTGTTACTTGGAATGGTCATTTACACAATGGAGCAGACATAgtgttaatttttgatttaagtTTTTGAATCGGTAATTGATTTCTTTATGTAATTCTAATttcttgatatatataaatatatattacattattatatattatattattacatatatcGTATACAAGCTAGATGCTATGTGGCATCACATAAACTTTAGCGGCGAACAAAATGTGCAACTACAGTACTTGACCCTGATCTTCTATCCTGTGTAATCAGCAAATCATACTACTGGTGCTAGCAAGTTGAGAGGAATTGCTGAGGTGGTTGAAACAAAGAATATATCAACCCCTGAGACAATCAAAGAAGAACTTGAAGAAAGCTCTAGGTTCAAGTACATTTATAAATTGAGTGGAAGAAAGGGTTGCAAGCTAATTTCCTGGTGGTCTTGTACCATGGTAGTTTTCGTTTTCAGATGAGAAGACTGGAAAGAGATGGGAAAGAGCTGTTCTGGGCTTATTATGGCTCACCTCAACTGTTTAAAGTGGGATGATGGAACTGCAAAACCCTTAATAAAAACCATACCACGGACACTATAACAACCACGATACCTAGATTTGGTAAAAATTAGGGGGCGTTTGGATTAAGGTTGGGAGTGAGAATCGGGAACAAGAATGGAGGTTTGGATTAAGGTTGGGAGTGGGAATCGGGAACAGAATGGGGGTatgggaatgggaatggtaTGGAAATCTCTACTTATGCATGTGATTGGGAATGAGAATGGTATGGAAATCTCTGCTTGTGTATGTGATTGAGGTTCTGATTCCTGTTAACCGTGCTCATTGAACCAAACACCCCTTAGTGTCTAGCTAGCAAAGAAAACAGGTAAACTACGGGATACATATTACTGTCTCAAGtctcaaattaaaataaaactgATAAAAACAAACCGTCAACATTATTATCATGAATCTCCCCACAAGAAAGTCTTTTAGGGTCATTATCTGCGACTCCACAACGATGTCATAGAATCATTAATGTGGGGGGAAGGGGTTGCGGGTTTAAACATCGACACCTAGTTGCACCTCAAACTGCTTATGCTCCTTGTAAATTTTCTAAATGGTCTTAGGCCACCAAGTAGAAAGCAAGATTCATTTCTCAGTCTCACTGGCAGAGGTGCCAGGACTTTCAGTCTCGACAAACTCTCTCTCCTGTGTCTTCCTTTTTCGATGACCACTATCTGAGCCCCTAAGCATCAAAAAGACTACGTTCAACTGACTGAATAATGTAAAATGTAATCATACAAGAGAAATTAGAAACGGAAAACCAAGTGCAAGAACATCATTATTTTTCGAACATTTAGTAAATATAGCACAAGACGAGAAGGGAAGTCAAGAGGTACCCGAGGAACAAGGTTGTCATTGAATCCTCGATTTCAGTTCCAGGTACACATGCTGAGGCCTGACTTGAGGCCACATGTTCAATGAGATGATACTTGTTTGGCTTTTGGTTATTAAGGTATTTTGACACTGGGGGCGCATTTTTTGGGAAAAAACTGAGAAGCTCCTCAACCTGTAAGTAGTTAAAAGCGAAGATAATAGCTCAAACCAATGGAGTGATGTTATCAATCAGTTTGAAAATTGCAACAGATGACAGAAGTACCAAATGGATATTTAATTTACCTCTCTGTGCAAAATATCATTCGCCAGCATGACTTCCTTTCCCTGATATGAAGAacagaaagaaaaaacaaaaaaaataatcaacctGATGAAGCAGCTTGGATATCATTCAATCcagataaattttttttttttgacaaatatggcttatatccttacaaatgagtatctgttctacgaaaTAATATCCTTAATATAGCACCAGCACCACGTTCTTTCAGTGTGGACACTATACATGCAGGATACTGCACTATATTACTCTCAGTATTctacaaattaaattttcagGAATATAAAACCTACTTTAGGATTTCTACTTGATACTCAACAAACCTAATTccattctttaaaaaatattttaggttCTACGTCTTAAAAATATCTTTATCAATTACTTGGAAGCTAGTGATAGCAGTAATGATCAGCTATGTAAATTCATACCTTGTTTATTAATTGTTCCAGTTTCTCCTCTAGCAATTGCTCCTGAGATATTTTAACAAATAGTTAATTATGAGCTATCTATCTACATAAACACTTCATTATATAGAAACTGAGATAAAGGTAGTAATATCAAGTAACCTTTTTCTCCTTCACAGATAATAAGCCTTCAGTCATAAGCCTCTCTAACTGCTGCAATTCTTTGAAGTCCAAGTCAGTAAGGGCCTTTTCCATAATCTTCctacaaaatagaaaaaataactGCGGTAAGGAGCTATTTGCACATGTTCTCGACTGCTTTAACAGATAAAACGTAACTTACATGTATTCTGACTTGAGATCTTCAAACTGCACTTTCTGAAACTCCGAGTCCTGAACCTCCTCCTCCTGAAACACAATACCAGAAGAGATATAAGAACCAAGATATACAAATTAAGAAACTCTAAAAAAATAGGCATTTTATCCAGTGCCCTGTACTATAATGAACTAGATAATACAAACCTGTTGGCAAGCATTAATGTAATAACAAGGACCAGTAAATATTACTTTGTTCTGAAAAGGGTACTCGTTTCTAGAGAAATTTGCTTGTACTAATTCAGTCTTATCCTGATGTCGCCAATGGGGCGAAAATAAAGTTAAAAAACAAGAGTATGATAAACTGGGACTAGCTTAATACGCCATCAATCTACGAAGATTTTTTCGACACACCaaagtattataattatatccttctaagatttttttcttttgcttaaAATCAAGATATTTACCCATCCTTGACAAACGAATTGTTAAAATTTTGGACTCCCTCAGC includes:
- the LOC108200726 gene encoding uncharacterized protein LOC108200726, which translates into the protein MTQKSSLFKGKKTKKIVPPSRHGKAPAIRKGKRAIKPSKVTKEMDASRELSKFINHCNEVKAATSATKEGGQLSIVKTLTEAASSAKKQS
- the LOC108202122 gene encoding MADS-box transcription factor 23 — translated: MGRGKLEIETIENVGRRQVTFSKRRVGLMKKARELSILCDAEIAVIIFSSTGRLFQYASSSMLQTLSRYNEWLESSVSEEESEVLEEEVQDSEFQKVQFEDLKSEYMKIMEKALTDLDFKELQQLERLMTEGLLSVKEKKEQLLEEKLEQLINKGKEVMLANDILHREVEELLSFFPKNAPPVSKYLNNQKPNKYHLIEHVASSQASACVPGTEIEDSMTTLFLGGSDSGHRKRKTQEREFVETESPGTSASETEK